In Armatimonadia bacterium, the following are encoded in one genomic region:
- a CDS encoding glycosyl hydrolase family 28 protein has product MQEQTYITPNAFQGSDVERINQAVQAAAGTGMRVIIPRRNHAADGDRDLWLLDSAILLPGDTTLELNNCHLKLSDRCRDNMIRSANCGVGIADIKPLQDIHIYGVGKVLLEGADHPRATGDSGKTLGERTYGTDAGVKAESQTGDWRNIGILMAFVENLSIENLTMKDSHCWAISLERCAYGTLRDLGFASAGTKTIDGVQRTVLNQDGIDLRLGCHDFLIENITGYTGDDLIALTAIPRAGSVAGALGSTMVSSCEDRGKGLDDIRNVTLRSIRGYCKGGHHIVRLLNTPGSRLHDIILDGLIDTSPAEMRCRAAVKIGDSAYGGGVAPVGDTSRILISNVISRAQYTIMIGGSLCDSIITNVLRYDIAGDPVTVIPGPEYVRDVTMSNLRVVGQ; this is encoded by the coding sequence ATGCAAGAGCAGACCTATATCACTCCGAATGCCTTCCAGGGTTCCGACGTGGAGCGGATCAACCAGGCTGTCCAGGCCGCCGCAGGCACGGGCATGCGGGTCATCATCCCGCGTCGCAACCATGCCGCCGACGGTGACCGCGACCTCTGGCTGCTGGACTCGGCGATACTGCTCCCCGGCGACACGACGCTGGAGCTCAACAACTGCCACCTTAAGCTCTCCGACCGCTGCCGCGACAACATGATCCGCAGCGCGAACTGCGGAGTGGGCATCGCCGACATCAAGCCCCTGCAGGACATCCATATCTATGGTGTCGGGAAGGTCCTGCTGGAGGGCGCCGACCACCCACGGGCCACCGGCGACAGCGGCAAGACCCTCGGTGAGCGCACCTATGGCACCGACGCCGGGGTGAAGGCCGAAAGCCAGACCGGAGACTGGCGCAACATCGGAATCCTGATGGCCTTCGTCGAGAACCTCAGCATCGAGAACCTGACCATGAAGGACTCTCACTGCTGGGCGATCTCCCTGGAGCGCTGCGCCTACGGGACGCTGCGGGACCTCGGCTTCGCCTCCGCCGGCACCAAGACGATCGACGGCGTGCAGCGAACGGTCCTGAATCAGGACGGAATCGATCTGCGCCTCGGCTGCCATGACTTCCTCATCGAGAACATCACCGGCTACACCGGCGATGACCTGATCGCCCTCACCGCGATCCCGCGTGCCGGCAGTGTTGCCGGTGCTCTCGGTTCGACGATGGTCAGTTCCTGCGAGGACCGCGGCAAGGGACTCGACGACATCCGGAACGTGACCCTCCGAAGTATCCGCGGCTACTGCAAGGGTGGGCATCATATCGTCAGGCTGCTCAACACCCCGGGCTCGCGTCTGCACGACATTATCCTCGACGGGCTGATCGACACTTCGCCTGCGGAAATGCGCTGCCGGGCGGCCGTCAAGATCGGCGACAGCGCCTACGGCGGCGGAGTCGCCCCGGTGGGCGATACCAGCCGGATCCTGATCAGCAACGTCATCAGCCGTGCGCAGTACACCATCATGATCGGGGGCTCGCTGTGCGACTCGATCATCACCAACGTCCTGCGCTACGACATCGCCGGTGACCCGGTGACCGTCATCCCGGGGCCTGAGTATGTGCGGGATGTCACGATGAGCAACCTGCGTGTAGTCGGGCAGTAA
- a CDS encoding Gfo/Idh/MocA family oxidoreductase encodes MDSVKIGVLGAGRGAGLARSMSFAPSAELTALCDANEERLAAAVAKTGVTTTFTSFEALLDSDVDAVVLASPMPLHVQHAVQALKAGKHVLSEVTAATSIDQCWELLEAVRSSGLKYMMAENYCWYRPWSVVMGMVKAGLFGELYYGESEQLQDLKGALLHPDKGYNWRTAELAMRLGHHYMTHDLGPIYWAFGERMKNVICMGSGQRHIPWVLADDTCTVLLETVSGRQARIRLDFFSDRPNNYTYYGLQGTGAAYEGPRAAGEEHRIYVHGRTAPGTWESLWNYSEYVSEGWKNLPAEAVNDSYDGGAPLMLEEFARCILDDTRPPVDVVDALNLTAAGLMTEVSRQKGGIPVEVPEFRL; translated from the coding sequence ATGGACAGCGTCAAAATCGGAGTTCTCGGGGCCGGTCGTGGTGCAGGATTGGCCCGTTCAATGAGTTTCGCCCCCAGCGCCGAACTGACCGCCCTGTGCGATGCCAACGAGGAGAGACTGGCTGCCGCCGTCGCCAAGACGGGCGTTACCACGACCTTCACCAGCTTCGAGGCGCTCCTCGATTCTGACGTCGATGCCGTTGTTCTTGCCTCGCCGATGCCGCTGCACGTTCAGCACGCAGTCCAGGCCCTGAAGGCGGGCAAGCACGTGCTCTCCGAGGTCACTGCGGCCACGAGCATCGACCAGTGCTGGGAGCTGCTCGAAGCTGTGCGGTCCTCCGGGCTCAAGTACATGATGGCCGAGAACTACTGCTGGTACCGCCCCTGGTCAGTCGTCATGGGCATGGTGAAGGCAGGACTCTTCGGCGAGCTCTACTACGGCGAGTCCGAGCAACTCCAGGACCTCAAGGGCGCTTTGCTGCATCCAGACAAGGGCTACAACTGGCGAACCGCCGAGCTGGCCATGCGCCTGGGTCATCACTACATGACTCATGACCTGGGGCCGATCTACTGGGCCTTCGGCGAGCGCATGAAGAACGTCATCTGCATGGGCTCCGGGCAACGGCATATCCCCTGGGTCCTCGCCGACGACACCTGCACGGTGCTTCTGGAGACCGTCAGCGGCCGACAGGCCCGCATCCGCCTCGACTTCTTCTCCGACCGCCCTAACAACTACACCTACTACGGGCTCCAGGGCACCGGTGCCGCCTACGAAGGACCCCGGGCGGCAGGCGAGGAGCACCGCATCTACGTCCACGGACGCACCGCCCCGGGCACCTGGGAGAGCCTCTGGAACTACTCCGAGTATGTCTCGGAGGGCTGGAAGAACCTGCCGGCCGAGGCCGTCAACGACAGCTATGACGGCGGCGCACCGCTGATGCTCGAGGAGTTCGCTCGCTGCATCCTCGACGACACTCGCCCGCCGGTCGATGTGGTTGACGCGCTCAACCTGACGGCCGCGGGCCTGATGACGGAGGTCTCGCGTCAGAAGGGCGGCATCCCGGTGGAAGTGCCGGAGTTCCGGCTATGA